A window of Streptomyces marispadix contains these coding sequences:
- a CDS encoding sensor histidine kinase: MTAAVRGLALCLLSLGASLALFIVSVVSIALIVVGVGLFTTPAVTHLVRMHANQRRYLAYDWAGLTVPSPYRPLPPADDGLGGTVKRCTRLLRDPATWRDLIWLLTDAVFGFVTALFPPAFIAYGIEGFVIFAGVWRAVRHHYWYAFIPVEGFGTATLCACLGALLIVLATGVSPHFVRGHFLIVKAMISPTRGARLEQRVERLYETRHDAVDSSAAELRRIERDLHDGAQARLVSMGMSLGTIEALIEKDPAQAKKLIAQARQNSAEALTELRDLVRGIHPPVLAERGLGDAARALALRMQVPVETDVELDGRFPEPVESAAYFAISEVLTNAAKHAKAGRVWLDVHYTDTEGGMLRIAVTDDGRGGADPAKGTGMTGIERRLARFDGILAVSSPPGGPTMVTMEIPCQTVRAG; the protein is encoded by the coding sequence CTGACCGCGGCCGTTCGCGGTCTCGCGCTGTGTCTGCTGTCGCTGGGGGCGTCGCTCGCGCTGTTCATCGTCAGCGTGGTGTCGATCGCGTTGATCGTGGTCGGCGTCGGCCTGTTCACCACCCCCGCGGTCACGCATCTCGTACGCATGCACGCCAACCAGCGCCGCTACCTCGCATACGACTGGGCCGGTCTCACCGTCCCCTCGCCCTACCGTCCGCTGCCGCCGGCCGACGACGGCCTCGGCGGCACGGTCAAGCGCTGCACCCGTCTGCTTCGCGACCCGGCGACCTGGCGGGATCTGATCTGGCTGCTGACGGACGCGGTCTTCGGCTTCGTCACGGCGCTCTTCCCGCCCGCGTTCATCGCCTACGGGATCGAGGGCTTCGTGATCTTCGCGGGCGTCTGGCGGGCCGTGCGGCACCACTACTGGTACGCCTTCATCCCGGTCGAGGGATTCGGTACGGCCACTCTGTGCGCGTGCCTCGGCGCCCTGCTGATCGTGCTCGCGACCGGCGTCAGCCCGCACTTCGTGCGCGGCCACTTCCTCATCGTCAAGGCCATGATCTCGCCCACCCGGGGCGCACGCCTGGAGCAGCGCGTCGAGCGGCTCTACGAGACACGTCACGACGCCGTCGACTCCTCGGCGGCCGAACTGCGCCGTATCGAACGGGACTTGCACGACGGCGCACAGGCACGACTGGTCTCGATGGGCATGAGCCTGGGCACCATCGAGGCCCTCATCGAGAAGGACCCGGCCCAGGCGAAGAAGCTCATCGCACAGGCACGCCAGAACTCCGCGGAGGCGCTGACCGAACTGCGCGACCTCGTAAGGGGAATCCACCCTCCGGTCCTCGCCGAGCGCGGCCTCGGCGACGCCGCGCGGGCCCTGGCACTGCGTATGCAGGTCCCCGTCGAGACGGACGTGGAACTCGACGGCCGCTTCCCCGAACCGGTCGAATCCGCCGCGTACTTCGCCATCAGCGAGGTCCTCACCAACGCGGCGAAGCACGCGAAGGCCGGACGCGTCTGGCTGGACGTCCACTACACCGACACGGAGGGCGGCATGCTGCGCATCGCCGTCACCGACGACGGCCGCGGCGGCGCCGACCCGGCGAAGGGCACGGGCATGACGGGCATCGAGCGGCGGCTGGCGCGCTTCGACGGCATCCTCGCGGTGAGCAGCCCACCGGGCGGGCCGACCATGGTGACGATGGAGATCCCGTGCCAGACGGTGCGGGCGGGGTGA
- a CDS encoding DinB family protein produces the protein MTWRTPEVQRPERVSVADERVALESALDLCRATFLHKCGGLTGEQLVRRSVGRSTMSLLGLARHLAGVERWWFRNHFAGESGLPYVFFTEDNMEGDFDDGTPESAPGDFEIYHREVAAARAAVAGRSLDDTFRRPNGELADLRWLFVYLIEEYARHNGHADLLREHIDGRTGW, from the coding sequence ATGACGTGGAGAACTCCCGAAGTGCAGCGCCCCGAGCGGGTGTCCGTGGCGGACGAGCGGGTCGCGCTGGAGAGCGCGCTCGACCTGTGCAGGGCGACCTTCCTGCACAAGTGCGGCGGTCTTACGGGCGAGCAGCTCGTCCGGCGCAGCGTCGGCCGGTCCACGATGTCCCTGCTGGGCCTGGCGAGGCACCTGGCCGGTGTCGAACGCTGGTGGTTCCGCAACCACTTCGCGGGCGAGAGCGGCCTCCCCTATGTCTTCTTCACCGAGGACAACATGGAGGGCGACTTCGACGACGGCACCCCCGAGAGCGCCCCCGGCGACTTCGAGATCTACCACCGTGAGGTCGCCGCGGCCCGCGCCGCCGTCGCGGGACGCTCCCTGGACGACACCTTCCGGCGCCCCAACGGCGAACTGGCCGATCTGCGCTGGCTGTTCGTCTATCTGATCGAGGAGTACGCGCGGCACAACGGCCACGCCGACCTGCTGCGGGAACACATCGACGGCAGGACGGGCTGGTGA
- the lipB gene encoding lipoyl(octanoyl) transferase LipB, with the protein MSELRFVRLGFGAEAVDYEEAWQEQRRVHAARFADEIADTCLLLEHTPVFTAGRRTDPSERPVDGTPVVDVDRGGKITWHGPGQLVGYPILKLPRPVDVIAHVRRLEEAMIRTCADFGLETTRIEGRSGAWVLGDTAERPRGELGGLSLDFDARPGAQSGAQPDDEEYDPRLKGPEYAPSNAGQRGEDRKIGAIGVRVAKGVTMHGFALNCDPDNTWFDRIVPCGIRDAGVTSLSNELGRDVPVTDVLPVMEKHLREVLESSEPLPRAV; encoded by the coding sequence GTGAGCGAGCTGCGCTTTGTCCGTCTGGGATTCGGAGCCGAAGCCGTCGACTACGAAGAGGCTTGGCAGGAGCAGCGCCGCGTCCACGCGGCCCGGTTCGCGGACGAGATCGCCGACACCTGCCTGCTGCTCGAGCACACCCCGGTCTTCACCGCGGGACGCCGTACCGATCCGAGCGAGCGCCCCGTAGACGGCACCCCCGTCGTCGACGTCGACCGGGGTGGGAAGATCACCTGGCACGGCCCCGGCCAGCTCGTGGGCTATCCCATTCTGAAGCTGCCCCGCCCCGTGGACGTGATCGCGCACGTGCGTCGGCTGGAGGAGGCCATGATCCGCACCTGCGCCGACTTCGGCCTGGAGACCACGCGCATCGAGGGCCGCAGCGGCGCCTGGGTGCTCGGGGACACCGCCGAGCGGCCCCGCGGCGAACTCGGCGGTCTGTCGCTGGACTTCGACGCCCGGCCCGGTGCTCAGTCCGGTGCTCAGCCCGACGACGAGGAGTACGACCCCCGGCTGAAGGGCCCCGAGTACGCACCGTCCAACGCGGGGCAGCGCGGCGAGGACCGCAAGATCGGCGCGATCGGGGTGCGCGTCGCGAAGGGCGTCACCATGCACGGCTTCGCCCTCAACTGCGACCCCGACAACACCTGGTTCGACCGCATCGTGCCCTGTGGCATCCGCGACGCGGGCGTGACGTCGCTGTCGAACGAGCTGGGCCGGGACGTGCCCGTGACCGATGTGCTGCCCGTCATGGAGAAGCACCTGCGCGAAGTCCTGGAGTCGTCGGAGCCGCTGCCCCGCGCCGTCTGA
- a CDS encoding regulator has protein sequence MAEAGFSNAGLARRVDQLGLEHGLDLRYDKTSVTRWLRGQQPRGTTPALIAEVFTRRLGRRLTAQDLGLDACAPVYAGLEFAATPSEAVDIVSGLWRKDSGTHAELRKIAFTPAGLVVPSRDWLIGRPDERVARGVDPDAATGTSAPGAAGPDAAGGLPGRHVRPGGPGVGARGQGAGARVPSQVRGGPLPVSAGAARTGGGAGPAGAAGAAQRAGTSGAAGAVRTDRPDRTERGPGQRVTVGDVNALRSVGELFRALDHAYGGGHARQALVRYLEHEAEPMLRGVYGEQLGRRLFAAAADLTRLAGWTSYDIAAHGLAQRYFVQALRLAQAAGDRAYGSYVLVTMSRQAVYLGHGREAVQLARVAQQGVGTAAPPLVQALLHAAEARGHGVLGEVRACTSSLARAERALEAAKSGEDVPHWARFFDEAQLADESGHCHRDLQQYRAAAQHAERSLQLRGAGFARSRLFCRVVLASARLGLGEIEQACALAAEAAQQAAEMRSVRAHEYVRDFERRLEPYRDAAPVRGYRERVAALN, from the coding sequence ATCGCCGAGGCGGGCTTCTCCAACGCCGGACTGGCCCGGCGCGTCGACCAGTTGGGGCTGGAGCACGGACTCGACCTCCGCTACGACAAGACGTCCGTGACGCGCTGGCTGCGCGGACAGCAGCCGCGAGGCACGACCCCCGCACTGATCGCGGAGGTCTTCACGCGACGGCTCGGCCGGCGGCTGACCGCACAGGATCTGGGGCTGGACGCCTGTGCCCCGGTCTATGCGGGGCTGGAGTTCGCGGCGACGCCCTCGGAGGCGGTGGACATCGTCAGCGGGCTGTGGCGCAAGGACTCCGGAACCCACGCCGAGCTGCGCAAGATCGCGTTCACGCCTGCCGGGCTGGTCGTCCCGAGCCGTGACTGGCTCATCGGACGGCCCGACGAGCGGGTGGCGCGAGGAGTCGATCCCGACGCCGCCACGGGTACGAGCGCACCCGGTGCCGCCGGGCCGGACGCCGCCGGAGGTCTCCCCGGCAGGCACGTCAGGCCCGGCGGGCCGGGTGTGGGCGCGCGGGGTCAGGGCGCCGGTGCGCGGGTCCCGTCGCAGGTGCGCGGCGGCCCGTTGCCGGTGTCCGCCGGAGCCGCCCGTACCGGCGGCGGCGCCGGGCCCGCGGGTGCTGCGGGCGCCGCGCAGAGGGCCGGGACCTCGGGCGCCGCGGGTGCGGTGCGTACGGACCGTCCGGACCGCACCGAACGCGGCCCCGGCCAGCGCGTCACCGTCGGGGACGTCAACGCACTGCGCTCGGTCGGCGAACTGTTCCGCGCTCTCGACCACGCGTACGGCGGCGGCCACGCCAGGCAGGCCCTCGTGCGCTATCTGGAGCACGAGGCGGAGCCGATGCTGCGCGGGGTCTACGGCGAGCAGCTGGGGCGGCGGCTCTTCGCGGCGGCCGCCGATCTGACGCGGCTCGCGGGCTGGACTTCGTACGACATCGCGGCGCACGGCCTGGCGCAGCGCTACTTCGTACAGGCGCTGCGGCTGGCGCAGGCGGCGGGCGACCGCGCCTACGGCAGCTATGTGCTGGTGACGATGAGCAGGCAGGCGGTGTATCTGGGGCACGGCCGGGAGGCGGTGCAGCTTGCGAGGGTGGCACAGCAGGGCGTGGGCACGGCAGCGCCGCCGCTGGTGCAGGCGCTGCTGCACGCCGCGGAGGCCCGGGGGCACGGGGTGCTGGGCGAGGTTCGTGCGTGCACGTCGTCGCTGGCGCGTGCGGAGCGGGCGCTGGAGGCGGCGAAGTCCGGTGAGGACGTGCCGCATTGGGCGCGCTTCTTCGACGAGGCCCAACTGGCCGACGAGAGCGGGCACTGCCATCGGGATCTCCAGCAGTACCGCGCGGCGGCACAGCACGCCGAGCGCTCCCTCCAGTTGCGCGGCGCGGGCTTCGCGCGCAGCCGTCTCTTCTGCCGTGTGGTGCTCGCGTCGGCCCGTCTCGGGCTGGGCGAGATCGAGCAGGCGTGCGCGCTGGCTGCGGAGGCGGCGCAGCAGGCCGCGGAGATGCGGTCCGTGCGGGCCCACGAGTACGTACGGGACTTCGAGCGCAGGCTGGAGCCTTACCGGGACGCGGCGCCCGTACGGGGCTACCGCGAGCGGGTGGCCGCCTTGAACTGA
- a CDS encoding GNAT family N-acetyltransferase: MESSPPLGDAALNALFAASWPDHEPTDFGARLRHSLLWVAAFREYAGDERDEHGGRDDDGGRVGCDEHDEPDAHHGRDVRGRLVGFVNVLGDGGVHAFVLDTTVHPSARRRGLGVRLVRRAADEASRAGARWLHVDYEEHLSGFYARCGFRPTAAGLRRLG; encoded by the coding sequence CTGGAGTCGAGCCCGCCCCTCGGCGACGCCGCGCTCAACGCGCTGTTCGCGGCCTCGTGGCCGGATCACGAACCGACCGATTTCGGCGCGCGGTTGCGGCACAGCCTGCTGTGGGTCGCGGCCTTCCGCGAGTACGCGGGGGACGAACGCGATGAACACGGTGGGCGCGATGACGACGGCGGACGCGTCGGATGCGATGAACACGACGAACCCGATGCACACCACGGACGCGATGTACGCGGCCGACTCGTCGGATTCGTCAACGTCTTGGGCGACGGCGGCGTTCACGCATTCGTGCTGGACACGACCGTGCACCCGTCGGCACGGCGCCGGGGACTGGGGGTTCGGCTCGTGCGTCGCGCGGCCGACGAGGCGAGCCGCGCGGGCGCGCGATGGCTGCACGTCGACTACGAGGAGCATCTGAGCGGCTTCTACGCCCGCTGCGGCTTCCGCCCCACCGCTGCGGGACTGCGCCGGCTGGGCTGA